A segment of the Streptomyces pactum genome:
GTCGCACGCGCGCGTGCCGTCCTCCGGCAGACGGTAGGCCGCCATCAGGGCGCGGGCCGGGACCTCCTCCTCGACGATCTCGCGCAACTGCCCGCCCATGACGTCGGGCAGTGAGCCGTCCCGGGGGGGCTGCTTGCCGTCGTGCGAGGCGATGGAGCCGAAGTACTTCTCGATCCAGGCGAGCGTCTGCTCGGGGTCGATGTCGCCGACGACCGAGAGCACCGCGTTGTTCGGCGCGTAGTAGGTGCGGAAGAACGCGCGCGCGTCCTCCAGCGTGGCCGCGTCCAGGTCGGCCATGGAGCCGATCGGCGTGTGGTGGTAGGGGTGGCCCTCCGGGTAGGCGAGGGCGGTCAGCTTCTCGAAGGCCGTGCCGTAGGGCACGTTGTCGTAGCGCTGGCGGCGTTCGTTCTTGACGACGTCCCGCTGGTTCTCCATCGACTCGTCGTCCAGCGCGGCCAGCAGGGAGCCCATGCGGTCGGCCTCCAGCCAGAGGGCGAGCTCGAGCTGGTGGGCGGGCATGGTCTCGAAGTAGTTGGTGCGCTCGAAGCTGGTGGTGCCGTTGAGCGAGCCGCCGGCTCCCTGTACCAGCTCGAAATGGCCGTTGCCCTTGACCTGGGCGGAGCCCTGGAACATGAGGTGCTCGAAAAGGTGAGCCAGGCCGGTGCGCCCCTTGACCTCGTGGCGCGAGCCGACGTCGTACCAGAGGCACACCGCCGCGACCGGGGTCAGGTGGTCCTCGGAGAGCACCACGCGCAGGCCGTTGGCCAGGCGGTGCTCGGTCGCTGTCAGGCCGCCGGAGTCTGCCTGGGCTGTGGCCGTGTGACCCATGGGCATGTACGTCCCTTCGATCGCGGAATCCTTGGTGGAATCACTTGGTGGATCATTGGGCGGAACTGCGGAATTCCGCCGATCCTGCCACTGTATGCAAGCGTGCGGGACACCGGTGGAGTTCCCGGACCCCGTACGCCGAGAGCGAGAACGGGGCCGGCGGCCAGACGGGGGGCGAGCGCGCGGGACGAGGGCGTACCCTGCGGGCAGCGCCGGGCCGGGCAGCCCGTGACGGGTCCTGGTCGGTCGCTGTCAGTGCCGCAGTCCACAATGGACCTCGTCAGATCACCGTTCACGCTTCAGCAAGGAGCCGGCAGCGATGGCCCGCCGTAGTACGAAGACCCCGCCGCCCGACGACTCGTACGAGGAGAAGATCCTCGACATCGACGTCGTCGACGAGATGCAGGGCTCCTTCCTCGAGTACGCGTACTCGGTCATCTACTCCCGTGCACTGCCGGACGCCCGCGACGGCCTCAAGCCGGTGCACCGCCGCATCGTGTACCAGATGAACGAGATGGGCCTGCGGCCCGAGCGCAGCTATGTGAAGTGCGCCCGCGTCGTCGGCGAGGTCATGGGCAAGCTGCACCCGCACGGCGACGCGTCGATCTACGACGCGCTGGTGCGCATGGCCCAGCCCTTCTCGATGCGCGTCCCCCTGGTGGACGGCCACGGCAACTTCGGTTCCCTGGGCAACGACGACCCGCCGGCCGCCATGCGGTACACCGAGTGCCGGATGGCCGAGGCCACCAGCCTGATGACGGAGTCCATCGACGAGGACACCGTCGACTTCGGCCCCAACTACGACGGCCAGGAACTCGAGCCGGTGGCGCTGCCCGCCGCCTTCCCGAACCTGCTGGTCAACGGCGCCTCCGGCATCGCGGTCGGCATGGCCACGAACATGCCGCCGCACAATCTGCGCGAGGTGATCGCGGCCGCCCGGCACCTGATCCGGTACCCGAACGCCGACCTCGAAGCTCTCATGAAGCACGTTCCGGGCCCCGACCTGCCCACCGGCGGCCGGATCGTCGGCCTGCCCGGCATCCGGGACGCCTACGAGACGGGCCGCGGCACCTTCAAGATCCGGGCGACCGTCGCCGTCGACACGGTGACGGCCCGCCGCAAGGGTCTCGTCGTGACCGAGCTGCCCTTCGCGGTCGGCCCGGAGAAGGTCATCGCCAAGATCAAGGACCTGGTCGGCTCGAAGAAGCTCCAGGGCATCGCCGACGTCAAGGACCTCACCGACCGCGAGCACGGGCTGCGCCTGGTCATCGAGATCAAGAACGGCTTCGTGCCGGAGGCCGTCCTGGAGCAGCTCTACAAGCTGACGCCGATGGAGGAGTCCTTCGGCATCAACAACGTCGCCCTGGTGGACGGCCAGCCGCTCACCCTGGGCCTCAAGGAACTGCTGGAGGTCTACCTCGACCACCGGTTCAACGTCGTCCGGCGCCGCAGCGAGTTCCGCCGCGGCAAGAAGCGCGACCGTCTGCACCTGGTCGAGGGCCTGCTCACCGCCCTGGTCGACATCGACGAGGTCATCCGCCTCATCCGCTCCAGTGAGAACTCCGCACAGGCCAAGCAGCGCCTGATGGAGCACTTCTCGCTCAGCGACGTCCAGACCCAGTACATCCTGGACACACCGCTGCGCCGGCTCACCAAGTTCGACCGCATCGAGCTGGAGTCGGAGAAGGAACGGCTGAAGGCGGAGATCGAGGAGCTGACCCGGATCCTCGACTCGGACGCGGAGCTGCGCAAGCTGGTCTCCGCCGAACTCGCCTCGGTGGCCAAGAAGTTCGGCACCGACCGCCGTACGACGCTGCTGGAGTCGTCCGGTGCCCCGGTCGCCGCCGTTCCGCTCCAGGTGGCGGACGACCCGTGCCGGGTGCTGCTGTCCTCGACGGGCCTGCTGGCCCGCACCGCGAACGACGAGCCGCTCGTCACGGAGGCGGGCGCCAAGCGCGTCAAGCACGACCTGATCGTCTCGGCGGTGCCGGCCACGGCGCGCGGCGAGGTGGGCGTGGTGACGTCGGCCGGGCGTCTGCTGCGGGTGAACGTCGTGGACCTGCCCCAGCTCCCGGAGCCCATGCCGACGCCGAACCTCTCGGGGGGCGCACCGCTGGCGGAGTTCGTGACCCTGGAGGACGACGAGACGGTCGTCTGCCTGACCACGCTGGACGAGTCCTCGCCCGGTCTGGCGCTCGGCACCGAGCAGGGTGTCGTCAAGCGCGTGGTGCCCGACTACCCCTCCAACAAGGACGAGTTGGAGGTCATCACCCTCAAGGATGGCGACCGGATCGTCGGCGGCGCCGAGCTGCGCACCGGCGACGAGGACCTGGTCTTCATCACGGACGACGCGCAACTGCTGCGCTACCAGGCCTCGCAGGTCCGACCGCAGGGCCGTCCGGCGGGCGGTGTGGCGGGCGTCAAGCTCACCGACGGCGCCAAGGTCATCTCCTTCACCGCGGTGGACCCGGCCGCGGAGGCCGTGGTCTTCACGGTCGCCGGTTCGCGCGGCACGCTGGACGACTCCGTCCAGACCACGGCCAAGCTCACCCCGTTCGACCAGTACCCGCGCAAGGGCCGCGCCACGGGTGGCGTGCGCTGCCAGCGGTTCCTGAAGGGCGAGGACTGCCTGGCCTTCGCCTGGGCGGGCGCCACCCCGGCGCTCGCCGCGCAGAAGAACGGCACCCCGGCCCAGCTCCCGGACATCGACCCGCGCCGCGACGGCTCGGGCGTGTCGCTGCCGAAGACGGTGTCGGTGGTGGCGGGGCCCGCCTAAGGGGCGGGCGGCCACTCCTCGCCGCCCGGTTCCTCGGCGTGGAGCTCCTCGGCCTGGGGCTCCTCGCCGTCAGGGTCCGGTACGTAGCGCAGGACGCCCCACATACCGTGCTCGTCGGCGGGTGAGGCGTCGGCGTCCCCGCGGCACGCGTCGAGTTCCTCGGCGAGGGCGGGGGCGTCGATGCCGGAGCCGATGAGCACGAGCTGGGTGCGGCGGGCGTCGGCGGGCTTCCAGGGTTCGGGGTAGAAGCGCAGAAATCTGCCGACGGCGTGTACGGCGTACCGGTTGCGCGTGTCGTACGGGCCGAAGTCGACGTACCCCTTGATCCGGTACAGGCCCTCGGGCCGGCTGTCGAGGAACCGCATGAGCCGGCGCGGGTCGAGCGGCAGGTCGGAGACGAACGAGA
Coding sequences within it:
- a CDS encoding M16 family metallopeptidase, translating into MPMGHTATAQADSGGLTATEHRLANGLRVVLSEDHLTPVAAVCLWYDVGSRHEVKGRTGLAHLFEHLMFQGSAQVKGNGHFELVQGAGGSLNGTTSFERTNYFETMPAHQLELALWLEADRMGSLLAALDDESMENQRDVVKNERRQRYDNVPYGTAFEKLTALAYPEGHPYHHTPIGSMADLDAATLEDARAFFRTYYAPNNAVLSVVGDIDPEQTLAWIEKYFGSIASHDGKQPPRDGSLPDVMGGQLREIVEEEVPARALMAAYRLPEDGTRACDAADLALTVLGGGESSRLYNRLVRRDRTAVAAGFGLLRLAGAPSLGWLDVKTSGDVEVPVIETAIDEELARFAEEGPTAEEMERAQAQLEREWLDRLGTVAGRADELCRYAVLFGDPQLALTAVQRVLEVTAEEVQEVAKARLRPDNRAVLVYEPTAPADDAEADPNDATDENEEAAK
- a CDS encoding DNA gyrase/topoisomerase IV subunit A, whose protein sequence is MARRSTKTPPPDDSYEEKILDIDVVDEMQGSFLEYAYSVIYSRALPDARDGLKPVHRRIVYQMNEMGLRPERSYVKCARVVGEVMGKLHPHGDASIYDALVRMAQPFSMRVPLVDGHGNFGSLGNDDPPAAMRYTECRMAEATSLMTESIDEDTVDFGPNYDGQELEPVALPAAFPNLLVNGASGIAVGMATNMPPHNLREVIAAARHLIRYPNADLEALMKHVPGPDLPTGGRIVGLPGIRDAYETGRGTFKIRATVAVDTVTARRKGLVVTELPFAVGPEKVIAKIKDLVGSKKLQGIADVKDLTDREHGLRLVIEIKNGFVPEAVLEQLYKLTPMEESFGINNVALVDGQPLTLGLKELLEVYLDHRFNVVRRRSEFRRGKKRDRLHLVEGLLTALVDIDEVIRLIRSSENSAQAKQRLMEHFSLSDVQTQYILDTPLRRLTKFDRIELESEKERLKAEIEELTRILDSDAELRKLVSAELASVAKKFGTDRRTTLLESSGAPVAAVPLQVADDPCRVLLSSTGLLARTANDEPLVTEAGAKRVKHDLIVSAVPATARGEVGVVTSAGRLLRVNVVDLPQLPEPMPTPNLSGGAPLAEFVTLEDDETVVCLTTLDESSPGLALGTEQGVVKRVVPDYPSNKDELEVITLKDGDRIVGGAELRTGDEDLVFITDDAQLLRYQASQVRPQGRPAGGVAGVKLTDGAKVISFTAVDPAAEAVVFTVAGSRGTLDDSVQTTAKLTPFDQYPRKGRATGGVRCQRFLKGEDCLAFAWAGATPALAAQKNGTPAQLPDIDPRRDGSGVSLPKTVSVVAGPA